The sequence GGCCTGATCACTCCCCACCACCCAAATTGAATGTGGAACCGATTCCTAAAGCGAAACAAAATGTGCCAGCAGCTCTCATGCTGTGGGCCGTGCCACAACCACTCAGAActtgtcacacacacaaacaaacaatccaacaaGAACCTTAGAAGCCACACCAAGCAGCAGTTCAAGGGAAAAATCAACGAGGCATCTCTAAAAGTCCTATCAGAAGGACATTCCCTAGGACTGGTCTGGTTGTCAAAGTGTGCATGCAGTCCAGACAGTACTTTGCTATTTGTACACACGCCTAGCTGTACATGCACAGCCAGCTCCAGGGCGAGGCCTGAGAGGTTCTCCTCCCCACAGGGATGATCGTCCCTGCCAGGCCCACCGCACCtgcagcccacccccaccccaggtgccCACCCGGGTTCTGCACTAAGACACCGCTCTCCGGCCCTGGTTCCTCATACCAAGTTGCTCCTTAAGTTCGTCTACTTCTCTCTTTAGCTCGAGACACTAGGCCAGCagacaaaggaggaagagaaatgattAGTATACTCtggtctcctctctcctccaccttctccacTCCCCCGGGCCCTCCACCCCAAAGCCAGGTGGTTAGACTGGCAAGGGCTCCTCAGTGGAAAGAAGGTGGGCTCCCTCCGTGGGGTAcgtgatgggggcaggggaggggtcgCCCACACATGTCAGCTGAACTTGGACCCAGATCCCACCCTCGAGTTTGGGCCTGCATTTCCAGGATGCAGAGGAAGCATTACCCAAGGACAGCAGGGCGTTCCCAGTGGCTGCTGCTGCGTTTCAGGTCTTGGGGGATGGTCAAGTGGCTCCCGGTCACCTGAGAGGGAAAGGACACACAATCCAGCTTCCCAGGCTCCCAGTGAGGTGGAAAGGGCCAAGGGGGCTCTAAAGTGAGGTGAGGCAGCACCACCCTCTGCTGGCAACCAGCCGCCCCTGCTCTCCCCAGCGGCTGGAACCTTGTCTCTGGGCCTGCCTCCCCTGTTCCCCGGGGGCAGCCATTTCGCCATTGTGGTCCCCAAACAATGTGGCTCTGGATTCGACCCTCCCAGAGCTGCAGCCACAGCCAGCACTTGGGAGAGCAACGTGGCCGAACAGGACTTAACAGAAAAGGCTGTTCCCCTGCAAGTCTACACCCGGAGCAGCTGTTTGGGGCACTGCCACCGATCGCCCCGGTCGCACAAACCCCACACAGAGGATGATGTGGCTCAAggccagccctgccagcaccccGTCTCCTGTGGGAGAAGCTGCCTGGGAGCAAGGCTGTGCCCCCAGccgagacagaggcagaggtttcTGTCCTcaacccctcttccctcccctcataTCAAACCCACGACACTCACCTGAGGGGGCAGGCCCCCTGGGCATGACTTCTCCCCGGTTCAGGGCCAAGGGTTCTGAGTTTCCTGGATCTTGGGGGCTTCGGGTGTTGACGTCGCCACTGCTGGCTTTTCTACGATGCATGCGCAGACAAGATGTCCCTGGCCTGTGAGTTAGCAGctgaaacaaaaatttctcaCCGATTTGGActaaggaagtgtgtgtgtgtgtatgtgtgtgtgggggggggggagagagagagagagggagagagagtgagagagagagagatgtgtgaTTCCCGCCAGGGTGAGGCAGGGAATTGGGAAGGGAATTGAAAGGCTGATCTCATTAGCACTTTCACCCTCTGTCATCCCCAGGCCAGCAGGCAGAGCTGATCTAGGGACAACAGTGGGACACTGAGAAAGCCCAGGCCTCCTGCAAGGAAGGTCTGGGGAACAGCTAGGAAGGAGGATTCGGGAAGCTGGTGAGTCTAAATACTGAGGCTTTCCGGGGAAGGTTTTAAGGGATCCCCCTACCCAATTCAGCTACCAGCCCTCCCTTCCATCCCAGCCCAAGTCTCTCAGAGGAGGCTGGAAAGAGGCCAAGGGTGGAGAACCGGGCCCAGGATACCCGAAGTGCTACCTTAATGTTTGTCCCTAGGAAAAGGAGCCCGATGTGGCATCGTAATGACCCAGTGACCGAGGGGCACCCAATGCTGACCTCTGAGGAGTGGACAGAGGCAGCATGGGTGAAGACGTGTGCCCTGGGTGCTGTAGGGGGGGGgaagagtggggagagaggaggagcatGGCCTACTCACCTGGCCCTTTGGGGCTGGGTCTCTATTTGTGTCCTTATCTTCTCCCGACACCGCCTCAGACTCCTTTGCCCAACTGACCACGGATTTCTTCCCAGCGCCGCTGTGCTTGGACTGTTTGGTTCCCGAAAGGAGTAAGGTATAACTCTTGGGTCTCCCAGGCTGCGGAATACCAGAGATTGGGGGGAAGGTGGCCGGTTCCACGGGAGTTGCCGAGATTCGCTGACCCCGGGAACGGAAGGTTCCCCCCAGGGCAAGTTTGCATGCTCCCCCGACGGATTTCTTCTCCTGGGCTCCGTTCTTCCTAGGAGTGACCCGCGGCAGGccacctgcagcagcagcagaagcagaagcagaagcagcagcagcagcagcagctcccgGGTAGCTGGGCTtgctgccccccttcccccacagcACGCTCTGCATTTTCTTAGGGGAAGAGATGCCCTGCTCTCCCACGCCCTGCCTTTCCACAACCGAAGAGAGTCCTCGCGGAGCCGACGACAGGGAAGAGCCTGTCACGTGAAGGAAATTCTCCCTGGCTTGGAACTTCGAGTGTCTGGGAGTGTCCCCGGGATCCTCGGGTCTGCTGGGCTTGGCGTGGCCTCCTCCTCTGGGATAAGTGCTCACCGTCATCAGCTGTGTCTCACTGAATTCATCTGAGGACTCGGAGTCGGACAGCAGCCAGGTCAGGCCTTCCGCGGAGCGCCGCTGGCGATCCGCAGCCACGTTCAACCTACGCTTAGTGCCTCTCTTAGGGTTCCCCAAGGCCCGGCCCGCTTCAGGCCCACTGAGGTGGAGAGGGCTGGCTGGAGCCGTCGGCGCCTCCCCACAGCTCTGGCCGGGCTCTCCTCGACCGCCGGGAACTTCCTCGAAGCTCAGTGTCAACCCGGTGGACTCTTCGAAGGCGGTGGAGCTCTCCGGGGTCGGGTATCTGCGGACGCCCAGCGCGTCCTGGTCGGTCAGCTGCTGCAGGTTGGCCTCCTCGGCCCCCTCAGACTCCTCGATCAGGTCCAGGAGGTCCCTCGCGTGGTCATCTGGGGAGCCAGGTCCGCCTTCGCGGCCCCACAGCACCGGCCCTCGCACTTCCAGCATCTCCGGCTCAGACTCGAAGCCCTCGGGGTCCGGGTATCTGCGGACGCCCAGCACATCCTGGTCGGTCAGCTGCTGCAGGTTGGCCACCTCGGCCTCCTCAGACTCCTCGATCAGGTCCAGGAGGTCCCTCGCGTGGTCATCTGGGGAGCCAGGTCCGCCTTCGCGGCCCCACAGCACAGGCCCTCGCGCTTCCAGCATCTCCCGCTTCGACTGGAAGCCCTTGGGGTCCAGGAAGCGGCCTCCGCCCTCGCCGCTCCGCGGCTCCCCAGGCTTGGGATCTGGGTCGGGTCCACGCGGGACTGCGGGGCCGGCCGCGCGGACGCCGGCCCGCTCCCTGCCCTTTGGGCGGACACGCCTTCTCCACACAGACACCTCATCCGGGGAGCTCATGTCACGACCCGGGCGGCCCCGGAACCGGGGCGACGGTCGATGGCCCGAGTCGCGGTCGCGGTCACGGCGGGCTAGGCGTGCGGCGCTCAGAAGGCTGCGTCAGCCACCTCACGCGCCGCACGAGCTCGCCTCAAAAGAAAGGACGCGCCACTTTCCGCGCGCCTCCCACGGCCCCGCAGCAGCCTCCTCATTGGTCAGGCCCCCGCCAACCAGCGGGCGCCTTGTTCGCCCGCCCCCTCGAAGCCTAACCAATGGGGTCGAGGGCCTCTGGTTTGTTCGCAAGCCCGTGGGCGGTCCGGGCAGTTGGCTGGTGAAGGGGATGGTGGGAGTGCTTCCCTCTGTCAAGCCTCTGGGCCCGCCTCCTCCTGTCCCGCCTCCCCTTTCCGGTTAGAGTCACAGCTGTGAGTCTCCGGTTCCCATCTATACAGGGGGTCGAGGGCGTCGGGGAGTGAGGGCGCCGGGCTCCAGGGGTGGTGAGGATGAAACGTCAAGATGGAGGCGCTGGATGCCTAGCACGCGCCGAAAGCGTTTGCCAGCCTCCCTTCCACCGCAAGCCTTACGACCCAACAGGAGAATGGGCACAGGAGTCCCGCAGTCAGTGATCGGGGGTCGGCCAGAGAGCAAAGGGATCGTATTTTCGTTCTGTAAGGTCTCTGTCTCAACTGCTCCATCAAATGTGGCTCAGCAGACGTTATTGGCAGGCGGGTTTGCCGGATAGACTTGGGGTTGGCCTCGCTCCATCAGCCCTTCGCCCTCTCTGAGGCAAATTCAAAGAAGAGGAAATCGCAGTGGCCAGTTACGCCCCAAAAGATGCTCCCCACCGCTGATCCTGGAGATGTGAACTAAAACCACGAATCGGGTTTCACACACTAGGTTGACAGCCTTCAAAGAGCTTAACCATTCCGAGGGTGGGAGAGGTTAGGAGCAAACCCCTGTGGCGGTGGTGCAAGAGACGCATTTGGGAGGTAATTTGGCAGAATCCATTGAAAGCAACTTAGTGCTGGCACggactctgtgcctggcactcttCTAAGCGCTGGGCATAAATAATAATGCATCCGCGTGACACGCCTTTAACTATAGTACCAACTATTACTGGCCTCTTACcggtgaggaaacaggcagtgAGAGGTTCGGCCACTGGCCCAAGGTCATTCGGCTCGTGGGGATCAGCGGCAGGATTGAAACCAAtcaatctgactccagagtccttgCTTTTAGCCCAagatctttaaaaggaaggaaaaaagaatctattTCCTCTATGCTCCTGCAAGTCCGCTGCCTGGTACTTCTTCCGGAGACACGCTGGTACCTGTAGTGTACAAGAACACATGCACAAGGGTGTTGGTGACGGGAAAAACTGGGAACACTCCAAATTCCCGTCAGTAAGGAAATGGATGAATGCAACGTGGCTTAGCATCCAGTAGCATAAAGCGTGGCAGTCTAACGGAATGCATCAGGCCATTCTCACAGCTTTCGAAAGCATCCGCCTGACTTCAAACTGCAAGTTGCAGAACGATGGCTTTGGATTCACATTTGTAAGTTAAATCACTCGCGTGCGtgggcacacgcacacacaccagtCAATCCTATGTAATATATGAGAATTCATTTAAGTATATGTACAAGTATGTTTCAAAGTTTTGAAGGACGCACAACCAAGGCCTACCAGTTGTGATGGCGGTGGGTGTGGATAGCCAGGTGTCTCTCAATTTTTCTTGGAACTGTCAGTTCTCAGCTCCCCTGAGCTGAGCAGTACTGATGTCTGGGGAGTGGTGCCTCCCTTGGTTTCTATACGGCCCATGGGTGTTAGAATTTCCCTTGTCTGCCACCCAACTCCTACTCTGACACCGCTCCATTCCTCCCATACCTTCCTTCTGCTCCTTCCCGTTCATACTCCTCTGTCTTCAGtcacctctctctcctgcatCCTGCTCTGGCTGACGTCCTGGGGTGTCTGAACCCCTGTTGCCTGTGGAACTCAAAGGCCCAGTTTTCTGGGTCTGCACCTGAGAAGCTGGCCATGCTGGGGAAGTTTCAGAGCAGGGGAGATTGGGTGCACTGTAAATCTGCAATCCTCCTCCTCGAGCCTGCCCCCGATGGTGCCTGCCCGTTTGTGGATACCGCCCGCTTCCACTTCTCCCAGTGACTTTTTAAGTCATGGTGTGCTCTTTCAGATATGTTAAAATGGATAAGGAAGGATATAGCAAAATCTCCTGCATCTACCAGCACCCTAGGAAACATTAGCAGTGGATTCAGTGGAAGCCTCCGTCTTCCCTCTCACCATTtccattcccttcctccctcccccagagagAGACTCCCGGAACTTCTTCTCACCTTCTCCACTCTCTTCGTCCCTGTGGCTCTCCTACCTCCTCTTCCCCTGCATCCCATACGTCTCCAATGATGTCACTAATCTCTGCTTTAGCCCCCTATGCTCACCAGGATCCAATACTGGTTTTGACTTACTCTCTTGGCCTGGGGTGGGAGCCAGTGTCAGAGGTTCCTCTTGGCTTTCCCCACCGGGATAGCTCTTACCCCACAGAGCAGTGACCCAATGTGGAAGTCATTGCTCCAACTGCCAAGTGTATCACTTATCATTATCAGCTTGGGGACTGGAGAA is a genomic window of Phocoena sinus isolate mPhoSin1 chromosome X, mPhoSin1.pri, whole genome shotgun sequence containing:
- the LOC116747107 gene encoding uncharacterized protein CXorf49 homolog, with the protein product MNGKEQKEARRDRDRDSGHRPSPRFRGRPGRDMSSPDEVSVWRRRVRPKGRERAGVRAAGPAVPRGPDPDPKPGEPRSGEGGGRFLDPKGFQSKREMLEARGPVLWGREGGPGSPDDHARDLLDLIEESEEAEVANLQQLTDQDVLGVRRYPDPEGFESEPEMLEVRGPVLWGREGGPGSPDDHARDLLDLIEESEGAEEANLQQLTDQDALGVRRYPTPESSTAFEESTGLTLSFEEVPGGRGEPGQSCGEAPTAPASPLHLSGPEAGRALGNPKRGTKRRLNVAADRQRRSAEGLTWLLSDSESSDEFSETQLMTVSTYPRGGGHAKPSRPEDPGDTPRHSKFQARENFLHVTGSSLSSAPRGLSSVVERQGVGEQGISSPKKMQSVLWGKGGSKPSYPGAAAAAAASASASAAAAGGLPRVTPRKNGAQEKKSVGGACKLALGGTFRSRGQRISATPVEPATFPPISGIPQPGRPKSYTLLLSGTKQSKHSGAGKKSVVSWAKESEAVSGEDKDTNRDPAPKGQLLTHRPGTSCLRMHRRKASSGDVNTRSPQDPGNSEPLALNRGEVMPRGPAPSGDREPLDHPPRPETQQQPLGTPCCPWCLELKREVDELKEQLAAMQYLADKSQTL